A region of Silurus meridionalis isolate SWU-2019-XX chromosome 17, ASM1480568v1, whole genome shotgun sequence DNA encodes the following proteins:
- the fhad1 gene encoding forkhead-associated domain-containing protein 1 isoform X5 — translation MRGYLKTLNWMFKLQPKSTTVGRHRDSDLCLQNGGVDEHHATIEWNEIKHCYVLTDLNSAHGTYVNDCQIHNATVCLTPGDELHFGYGGSAYKLLVDPAVPLPVLPNQSNGSPAGVRNHAVPSSATPRPPCKPRPASVGPKRSSLGTNVSECTVSSHRPGSGPSSIGKGLIFKNASCQNMQDLLHDKEECWARCKEEQSGVLGSQSEVYRKECMISALKEEVSALRLQLSQNNQNDPDIKYKLHNLARDIQEKKEEIQQLKEQMMEMSARTGELNNQAVAERDHRISNLQKQLEKLKSESRESTAQINSVQKDLLAREKQALKLAAEVDSLRKEARHKDAQLSNMANKLSKLKEIEKHQEEFLAREKEVESLRKTVEQMDMTLREKHKEMNQQNAERDLLKRRLDQKTQEQSTLQFEMSKLKQQQQQTLQREQKAQSELRHTQTRLENIRSQIMKHVLVTSETVSEQELLDLLSELRKQKDMNNSRVEELEQKLEERNVNQRVVEEDTEKLKARLAEFQTNVQNVYLLDAMQRQISALQNENVCPAVSWVQAHTLSIVSTLHTLLEDTADAMLAMGVEVSEKTGGVLGAVKTLCQQYKEAQLKLRRLQAKEKPAKLEDTVKLQLEKISSDLDAANKTEAVLHSEIETLELKWHAKLEVAEKIEIELREKVGELELQKEQWREKAKEGEVREDEWRIRVKEALQRGTEEERERYKVEIEEYREQVRQHAHTIVALEEQMSSAKQKAREMQEQRDSVTQQLKEVLDKKEDVKPCESLMQPEELQQLKQTVTSLRASLEASQHEVVRQGEVITSLSCDLAHAHAQLSDITGELSEQQKIELEAHKTLVVDQRMQLSMLTELLEQKKEELRTMTEKLGQAKADLKERTKDTGLIPLTTPYCKDVGIMVSPKHQPNQVSKCKVCHQKELIHQGKANLSAMKERISAAERKWPYKVLSQQREPLKQNQKKQAPKQNFLQSEPLKQDQKKQASKQNFLQSETLSGFAFPEALSEAALERTARLDLSDALDLSEMTYVDLARSLCEALELSELQLSGCVPLKHLPPEEREHMASLRQQDLKLLRRQLAMQNNLAQNKAQLLQESQREIQTLSLFPSHSSRDSQAAAQQLQIELSSELAKMKLETNTLRQALEDTQTQLQHGTNHRKRMALLR, via the exons ATGAGAGGATATCTTAAAACTTTAAACTGGATGTTTAAACTTCAGCCCAAGAGCACTACGGTGGGAAGACACAGGGATTCAGATCTCTGCCTCCAG AATGGCGGTGTGGATGAACACCATGCTACTATTGAATGGAATGAGATAAAGCATTGCTATGTTCTTACTGACCTAAACTCTGCCCATGGCACTTATGTCAATGACTgtcaaatacacaatgcaacagTGTGTCTTACACCAGGAGATGAGTTACACTTTGGCTACGGAGGTTCAGCCTACAAGCTCTTAGTGGATCCTGCAGTTCCA CTCCCAGTTCTGCCTAACCAGTCTAACGGTTCTCCAGCTGGAGTAAGAAATCATGCTGTGCCTTCTTCTGCTACTCCCCGTCCTCCTTGCAAACCTCGGCCTGCAAGTGTAGGACCTAAACGTAGCAGTTTGGGCACAAATGTGTCAGAGTGCACTGTCTCGTCTCATAGACCAG GAAGTGGGCCCAGCAGCATAGGAAAAggtcttatttttaaaaatgcaagcTGTCAAAACATGCAGGACTTATTACACGACAAG GAAGAATGCTGGGCAAGGTGTAAGGAGGAACAGAGTGGTGTGCTGGGGTCTCAGAGTGAAGTTTATAGGAAGGAGTGTATGATCTCAGCCTTGAAGGAGGAGGTGTCAGCACTCCGGCTACAGCTCTCTCAGAACAACCAGAATGACCCAGACATCAAATATAAGCTGCACAACCTAGCCAGAGAcatccaggaaaaaaaagaagagatccAACAGCTAAAGGAGCAG ATGATGGAGATGAGTGCAAGAACTGGTGAACTAAATAACCAGGCAGTAGCAGAGAGAGATCATAGAATCAGCAATCTCCAAAAACAGCTTGAGAAGCTGAAGAGTGAAAGCAGAGAATCAACAG cacaGATCAACAGTGTGCAAAAGGATCTGTTGGCTCGGGAGAAACAGGCATTAAAACTGGCTGCTGAGGTCGACAGTCTCAGAAAAGAAGCAAGACACAAGGATGCTCAGCTTAGTAACATGGCAAATAAG CTGTCAAAGCTGAAAGAGATTGAAAAGCACCAGGAGGAGTTTCTTGCCAGGGAAAAAGAGGTGGAATCCCTCAGAAAG ACTGTGGAGCAGATGGATATGACTctgagagagaaacacaaagaaatgaATCAGCAAAATGCGGAAAGAGACTTACTCAAACGTAGACTGGACCAAAAGACACAG GAGCAGAGTACTCTACAGTTTGAGATGAGCAAactgaagcagcagcagcagcaaacaCTCCAGAGAGAACAAAAAGCTCAATCAGAactaagacacacacaaacaagg CTTGAGAACATTCGCAGTCAGATCATGAAACATGTCCTTGTTACGTCAGAAACAGTTTCAGAGCAAGAG TTATTAGATCTTTTGTCAGAGTTAAGAAAACAGAAGGACATGAATAACTCCCGCGTGGAGGAACTAGAGCAAAAGCTAGAAGAACGCAATGTGAACCAGAGGGTGGTTGAAGAAGATACTGAGAAACTCAAGGCCAGACTTGCTGAATTTCAg ACTAATGTACAAAATGTATACTTGTTGGATGCCATGCAGAGGCAAATATCTGCTCtccaaaatgaaaatgtgtgtcCTGCAGTCAGTTGGGTTCaggcacacacactttctataGTGAGCACTCTACATACACTCCTCGAAGACACAGCAGATGCAATGCTGGCAATGGGAGTTGAGGTGTCAGAGAAGACTGGAG GAGTCTTGGGTGCTGTAAAAACTTTGTGCCAACAGTACAAGGAGGCCCAACTAAAGCTCAGGAGATTACAG GCTAAGGAAAAACCAGCAAAGTTGGAGGACACCGTGAAACTGCAGCTGGAGAAAATAAGCTCTGATCTGGATGCAGCCAATAAAACTGAA GCTGTTTTACATTCCGAAATTGAGACTCTGGAGTTGAAGTGGCATGCCAagttggaggtagcagagaaaatagaaatagaactGAGGGAGAAAGTTGGAGAATTAGAGCTGCAAAAGGAGCAGTGGAGAGAGAAAGCAAAGGAGGGGGAGGTAAGAGAAGATGAATGGAGAATAAGAGTAAAGGAGGCCTTGCAGAGAGgaacagaggaagagagagaaagatacaaAGTGGAGATTGAGGAATACAGAGAACAG GTGCGGCAACATGCTCACACTATCGTTGCCTTGGAGGAACAAATGAGCTCAGCAAAGCAGAAAGCGAGAGAGATGCAGGAACAGAGAGATTCAGTAACACAACAGCTTAAAG AGGTGCTTGATAAGAAGGAGGATGTCAAACCCTGTGAGTCTTTAATGCAACCAGAAGAGCTACAGCAGCTAAAACAGACTGTAACATCCCTCAG GGCATCACTTGAAGCTTCCCAACATGAAGTGGTCAGGCAAGGGGAGGTCATTACATCTCTCAGTTGTGACCTGGCCCATGCCCATGCTCAACTCTCTGACATCACAG GAGAACTAAGCGAACAACAGAAAATtgagttggaggcacacaaaacTTTGGTAGTGGACCAGAGAATGCAGCTGAGTATGCTAACTGAGCTTCTCgaacagaaaaaagaagaactGAGGACAATGACAGAGAAATTGGG ACAAGCAAAAGCAGATTTGAAAGAAAGGACTAAGGACACAGGCCTTATTCCTTTAACAACCCCATACTGTAAG gaCGTGGGCATTATGGTGAGTCCCAAACATCAGCCTAATCAAGTGTCTAAATGCAAAGTTTGCCATCAAAAAGAGCTGATACATCAGGGCAAAGCAAACCTGAGTGCAATGAAAGAGAGAATCAGTGCTGCAGAGCGGAAGTGGCCTTACA AGGTATTGTCCCAGCAGAGGGAGCCACTGAAACAGAACCAAAAGAAACAAGCTCCAAAACAAAACTTCCTTCAGAGTGAGCCATTAAAACAAGACCAAAAGAAACAAGCTTCAAAACAAAACTTCCTTCAGAGTGAGACATTG AGTGGCTTTGCTTTCCCTGAGGCCCTGAGTGAAGCAGCACTGGAACGCACAGCAAGGCTGGACTTGTCTGATGCTTTGGATCTAAGTGAGATGACA TATGTGGATCTGGCACGGTCTTTGTGTGAAGCTCTAGAGCTGAGCGAGTTGCAGCTTTCAGGATGTGTTCCATTGAAACACTTGCCACCAGAGGAGAGAGAGCACATGGCCTCCCTCAGACAACAAGACTTGAAACTGTTACGACGCCAACTGGCCATGCAGAACAACCTTGCCCAAAACAAAGCTCAGCTACTACAAGAGAGCCAGAGGGAGATACAAACACTCAG CCTCTTTCCATCTCACTCCTCTAGGGACAGCCAGGCCGCTGCGCAGCAGTTACAGATTGAACTGAGTTCCGAGCTGGCTAAAATGAAATTAGAGACCAATACGCTACGCCAGGCCCTAGAGGACACACAGACCCAGCTACAGCATGGCACTAACCACAGGAAGAGAATG GCCCTACTGAGATGA
- the fhad1 gene encoding forkhead-associated domain-containing protein 1 isoform X4 — translation MRGYLKTLNWMFKLQPKSTTVGRHRDSDLCLQNGGVDEHHATIEWNEIKHCYVLTDLNSAHGTYVNDCQIHNATVCLTPGDELHFGYGGSAYKLLVDPAVPLPVLPNQSNGSPAGVRNHAVPSSATPRPPCKPRPASVGPKRSSLGTNVSECTVSSHRPGSGPSSIGKGLIFKNASCQNMQDLLHDKEECWARCKEEQSGVLGSQSEVYRKECMISALKEEVSALRLQLSQNNQNDPDIKYKLHNLARDIQEKKEEIQQLKEQMMEMSARTGELNNQAVAERDHRISNLQKQLEKLKSESRESTAQINSVQKDLLAREKQALKLAAEVDSLRKEARHKDAQLSNMANKLSKLKEIEKHQEEFLAREKEVESLRKTVEQMDMTLREKHKEMNQQNAERDLLKRRLDQKTQEQSTLQFEMSKLKQQQQQTLQREQKAQSELRHTQTRLENIRSQIMKHVLVTSETVSEQELLDLLSELRKQKDMNNSRVEELEQKLEERNVNQRVVEEDTEKLKARLAEFQTNVQNVYLLDAMQRQISALQNENVCPAVSWVQAHTLSIVSTLHTLLEDTADAMLAMGVEVSEKTGGVLGAVKTLCQQYKEAQLKLRRLQAKEKPAKLEDTVKLQLEKISSDLDAANKTEAVLHSEIETLELKWHAKLEVAEKIEIELREKVGELELQKEQWREKAKEGEVREDEWRIRVKEALQRGTEEERERYKVEIEEYREQVRQHAHTIVALEEQMSSAKQKAREMQEQRDSVTQQLKEVLDKKEDVKPCESLMQPEELQQLKQTVTSLRASLEASQHEVVRQGEVITSLSCDLAHAHAQLSDITGELSEQQKIELEAHKTLVVDQRMQLSMLTELLEQKKEELRTMTEKLGQAKADLKERTKDTGLIPLTTPYCKDVGIMVSPKHQPNQVSKCKVCHQKELIHQGKANLSAMKERISAAERKWPYKVLSQQREPLKQNQKKQAPKQNFLQSEPLSGFAFPEALSEAALERTARLDLSDALDLSEMTYVDLARSLCEALELSELQLSGCVPLKHLPPEEREHMASLRQQDLKLLRRQLAMQNNLAQNKAQLLQESQREIQTLSLFPSHSSRDSQAAAQQLQIELSSELAKMKLETNTLRQALEDTQTQLQHGTNHRKRMVLKMEKVEERSRRIGHHNCIPENNFGRVAVMKRLRKQERRQKAEDEKDILMNGHKEPESCKMAAGVVSVQEQQKSIKLTEADISSG, via the exons ATGAGAGGATATCTTAAAACTTTAAACTGGATGTTTAAACTTCAGCCCAAGAGCACTACGGTGGGAAGACACAGGGATTCAGATCTCTGCCTCCAG AATGGCGGTGTGGATGAACACCATGCTACTATTGAATGGAATGAGATAAAGCATTGCTATGTTCTTACTGACCTAAACTCTGCCCATGGCACTTATGTCAATGACTgtcaaatacacaatgcaacagTGTGTCTTACACCAGGAGATGAGTTACACTTTGGCTACGGAGGTTCAGCCTACAAGCTCTTAGTGGATCCTGCAGTTCCA CTCCCAGTTCTGCCTAACCAGTCTAACGGTTCTCCAGCTGGAGTAAGAAATCATGCTGTGCCTTCTTCTGCTACTCCCCGTCCTCCTTGCAAACCTCGGCCTGCAAGTGTAGGACCTAAACGTAGCAGTTTGGGCACAAATGTGTCAGAGTGCACTGTCTCGTCTCATAGACCAG GAAGTGGGCCCAGCAGCATAGGAAAAggtcttatttttaaaaatgcaagcTGTCAAAACATGCAGGACTTATTACACGACAAG GAAGAATGCTGGGCAAGGTGTAAGGAGGAACAGAGTGGTGTGCTGGGGTCTCAGAGTGAAGTTTATAGGAAGGAGTGTATGATCTCAGCCTTGAAGGAGGAGGTGTCAGCACTCCGGCTACAGCTCTCTCAGAACAACCAGAATGACCCAGACATCAAATATAAGCTGCACAACCTAGCCAGAGAcatccaggaaaaaaaagaagagatccAACAGCTAAAGGAGCAG ATGATGGAGATGAGTGCAAGAACTGGTGAACTAAATAACCAGGCAGTAGCAGAGAGAGATCATAGAATCAGCAATCTCCAAAAACAGCTTGAGAAGCTGAAGAGTGAAAGCAGAGAATCAACAG cacaGATCAACAGTGTGCAAAAGGATCTGTTGGCTCGGGAGAAACAGGCATTAAAACTGGCTGCTGAGGTCGACAGTCTCAGAAAAGAAGCAAGACACAAGGATGCTCAGCTTAGTAACATGGCAAATAAG CTGTCAAAGCTGAAAGAGATTGAAAAGCACCAGGAGGAGTTTCTTGCCAGGGAAAAAGAGGTGGAATCCCTCAGAAAG ACTGTGGAGCAGATGGATATGACTctgagagagaaacacaaagaaatgaATCAGCAAAATGCGGAAAGAGACTTACTCAAACGTAGACTGGACCAAAAGACACAG GAGCAGAGTACTCTACAGTTTGAGATGAGCAAactgaagcagcagcagcagcaaacaCTCCAGAGAGAACAAAAAGCTCAATCAGAactaagacacacacaaacaagg CTTGAGAACATTCGCAGTCAGATCATGAAACATGTCCTTGTTACGTCAGAAACAGTTTCAGAGCAAGAG TTATTAGATCTTTTGTCAGAGTTAAGAAAACAGAAGGACATGAATAACTCCCGCGTGGAGGAACTAGAGCAAAAGCTAGAAGAACGCAATGTGAACCAGAGGGTGGTTGAAGAAGATACTGAGAAACTCAAGGCCAGACTTGCTGAATTTCAg ACTAATGTACAAAATGTATACTTGTTGGATGCCATGCAGAGGCAAATATCTGCTCtccaaaatgaaaatgtgtgtcCTGCAGTCAGTTGGGTTCaggcacacacactttctataGTGAGCACTCTACATACACTCCTCGAAGACACAGCAGATGCAATGCTGGCAATGGGAGTTGAGGTGTCAGAGAAGACTGGAG GAGTCTTGGGTGCTGTAAAAACTTTGTGCCAACAGTACAAGGAGGCCCAACTAAAGCTCAGGAGATTACAG GCTAAGGAAAAACCAGCAAAGTTGGAGGACACCGTGAAACTGCAGCTGGAGAAAATAAGCTCTGATCTGGATGCAGCCAATAAAACTGAA GCTGTTTTACATTCCGAAATTGAGACTCTGGAGTTGAAGTGGCATGCCAagttggaggtagcagagaaaatagaaatagaactGAGGGAGAAAGTTGGAGAATTAGAGCTGCAAAAGGAGCAGTGGAGAGAGAAAGCAAAGGAGGGGGAGGTAAGAGAAGATGAATGGAGAATAAGAGTAAAGGAGGCCTTGCAGAGAGgaacagaggaagagagagaaagatacaaAGTGGAGATTGAGGAATACAGAGAACAG GTGCGGCAACATGCTCACACTATCGTTGCCTTGGAGGAACAAATGAGCTCAGCAAAGCAGAAAGCGAGAGAGATGCAGGAACAGAGAGATTCAGTAACACAACAGCTTAAAG AGGTGCTTGATAAGAAGGAGGATGTCAAACCCTGTGAGTCTTTAATGCAACCAGAAGAGCTACAGCAGCTAAAACAGACTGTAACATCCCTCAG GGCATCACTTGAAGCTTCCCAACATGAAGTGGTCAGGCAAGGGGAGGTCATTACATCTCTCAGTTGTGACCTGGCCCATGCCCATGCTCAACTCTCTGACATCACAG GAGAACTAAGCGAACAACAGAAAATtgagttggaggcacacaaaacTTTGGTAGTGGACCAGAGAATGCAGCTGAGTATGCTAACTGAGCTTCTCgaacagaaaaaagaagaactGAGGACAATGACAGAGAAATTGGG ACAAGCAAAAGCAGATTTGAAAGAAAGGACTAAGGACACAGGCCTTATTCCTTTAACAACCCCATACTGTAAG gaCGTGGGCATTATGGTGAGTCCCAAACATCAGCCTAATCAAGTGTCTAAATGCAAAGTTTGCCATCAAAAAGAGCTGATACATCAGGGCAAAGCAAACCTGAGTGCAATGAAAGAGAGAATCAGTGCTGCAGAGCGGAAGTGGCCTTACA AGGTATTGTCCCAGCAGAGGGAGCCACTGAAACAGAACCAAAAGAAACAAGCTCCAAAACAAAACTTCCTTCAGAGTGAGCCATT GAGTGGCTTTGCTTTCCCTGAGGCCCTGAGTGAAGCAGCACTGGAACGCACAGCAAGGCTGGACTTGTCTGATGCTTTGGATCTAAGTGAGATGACA TATGTGGATCTGGCACGGTCTTTGTGTGAAGCTCTAGAGCTGAGCGAGTTGCAGCTTTCAGGATGTGTTCCATTGAAACACTTGCCACCAGAGGAGAGAGAGCACATGGCCTCCCTCAGACAACAAGACTTGAAACTGTTACGACGCCAACTGGCCATGCAGAACAACCTTGCCCAAAACAAAGCTCAGCTACTACAAGAGAGCCAGAGGGAGATACAAACACTCAG CCTCTTTCCATCTCACTCCTCTAGGGACAGCCAGGCCGCTGCGCAGCAGTTACAGATTGAACTGAGTTCCGAGCTGGCTAAAATGAAATTAGAGACCAATACGCTACGCCAGGCCCTAGAGGACACACAGACCCAGCTACAGCATGGCACTAACCACAGGAAGAGAATG
- the fhad1 gene encoding forkhead-associated domain-containing protein 1 isoform X6 — protein MRGYLKTLNWMFKLQPKSTTVGRHRDSDLCLQEECWARCKEEQSGVLGSQSEVYRKECMISALKEEVSALRLQLSQNNQNDPDIKYKLHNLARDIQEKKEEIQQLKEQMMEMSARTGELNNQAVAERDHRISNLQKQLEKLKSESRESTAQINSVQKDLLAREKQALKLAAEVDSLRKEARHKDAQLSNMANKLSKLKEIEKHQEEFLAREKEVESLRKTVEQMDMTLREKHKEMNQQNAERDLLKRRLDQKTQEQSTLQFEMSKLKQQQQQTLQREQKAQSELRHTQTRLENIRSQIMKHVLVTSETVSEQELLDLLSELRKQKDMNNSRVEELEQKLEERNVNQRVVEEDTEKLKARLAEFQTNVQNVYLLDAMQRQISALQNENVCPAVSWVQAHTLSIVSTLHTLLEDTADAMLAMGVEVSEKTGGVLGAVKTLCQQYKEAQLKLRRLQAKEKPAKLEDTVKLQLEKISSDLDAANKTEAVLHSEIETLELKWHAKLEVAEKIEIELREKVGELELQKEQWREKAKEGEVREDEWRIRVKEALQRGTEEERERYKVEIEEYREQVRQHAHTIVALEEQMSSAKQKAREMQEQRDSVTQQLKEVLDKKEDVKPCESLMQPEELQQLKQTVTSLRASLEASQHEVVRQGEVITSLSCDLAHAHAQLSDITGELSEQQKIELEAHKTLVVDQRMQLSMLTELLEQKKEELRTMTEKLGQAKADLKERTKDTGLIPLTTPYCKDVGIMVSPKHQPNQVSKCKVCHQKELIHQGKANLSAMKERISAAERKWPYKVLSQQREPLKQNQKKQAPKQNFLQSEPLKQDQKKQASKQNFLQSETLSGFAFPEALSEAALERTARLDLSDALDLSEMTYVDLARSLCEALELSELQLSGCVPLKHLPPEEREHMASLRQQDLKLLRRQLAMQNNLAQNKAQLLQESQREIQTLSLFPSHSSRDSQAAAQQLQIELSSELAKMKLETNTLRQALEDTQTQLQHGTNHRKRMVLKMEKVEERSRRIGHHNCIPENNFGRVAVMKRLRKQERRQKAEDEKDILMNGHKEPESCKMAAGVVSVQEQQKSIKLTEADISSG, from the exons ATGAGAGGATATCTTAAAACTTTAAACTGGATGTTTAAACTTCAGCCCAAGAGCACTACGGTGGGAAGACACAGGGATTCAGATCTCTGCCTCCAG GAAGAATGCTGGGCAAGGTGTAAGGAGGAACAGAGTGGTGTGCTGGGGTCTCAGAGTGAAGTTTATAGGAAGGAGTGTATGATCTCAGCCTTGAAGGAGGAGGTGTCAGCACTCCGGCTACAGCTCTCTCAGAACAACCAGAATGACCCAGACATCAAATATAAGCTGCACAACCTAGCCAGAGAcatccaggaaaaaaaagaagagatccAACAGCTAAAGGAGCAG ATGATGGAGATGAGTGCAAGAACTGGTGAACTAAATAACCAGGCAGTAGCAGAGAGAGATCATAGAATCAGCAATCTCCAAAAACAGCTTGAGAAGCTGAAGAGTGAAAGCAGAGAATCAACAG cacaGATCAACAGTGTGCAAAAGGATCTGTTGGCTCGGGAGAAACAGGCATTAAAACTGGCTGCTGAGGTCGACAGTCTCAGAAAAGAAGCAAGACACAAGGATGCTCAGCTTAGTAACATGGCAAATAAG CTGTCAAAGCTGAAAGAGATTGAAAAGCACCAGGAGGAGTTTCTTGCCAGGGAAAAAGAGGTGGAATCCCTCAGAAAG ACTGTGGAGCAGATGGATATGACTctgagagagaaacacaaagaaatgaATCAGCAAAATGCGGAAAGAGACTTACTCAAACGTAGACTGGACCAAAAGACACAG GAGCAGAGTACTCTACAGTTTGAGATGAGCAAactgaagcagcagcagcagcaaacaCTCCAGAGAGAACAAAAAGCTCAATCAGAactaagacacacacaaacaagg CTTGAGAACATTCGCAGTCAGATCATGAAACATGTCCTTGTTACGTCAGAAACAGTTTCAGAGCAAGAG TTATTAGATCTTTTGTCAGAGTTAAGAAAACAGAAGGACATGAATAACTCCCGCGTGGAGGAACTAGAGCAAAAGCTAGAAGAACGCAATGTGAACCAGAGGGTGGTTGAAGAAGATACTGAGAAACTCAAGGCCAGACTTGCTGAATTTCAg ACTAATGTACAAAATGTATACTTGTTGGATGCCATGCAGAGGCAAATATCTGCTCtccaaaatgaaaatgtgtgtcCTGCAGTCAGTTGGGTTCaggcacacacactttctataGTGAGCACTCTACATACACTCCTCGAAGACACAGCAGATGCAATGCTGGCAATGGGAGTTGAGGTGTCAGAGAAGACTGGAG GAGTCTTGGGTGCTGTAAAAACTTTGTGCCAACAGTACAAGGAGGCCCAACTAAAGCTCAGGAGATTACAG GCTAAGGAAAAACCAGCAAAGTTGGAGGACACCGTGAAACTGCAGCTGGAGAAAATAAGCTCTGATCTGGATGCAGCCAATAAAACTGAA GCTGTTTTACATTCCGAAATTGAGACTCTGGAGTTGAAGTGGCATGCCAagttggaggtagcagagaaaatagaaatagaactGAGGGAGAAAGTTGGAGAATTAGAGCTGCAAAAGGAGCAGTGGAGAGAGAAAGCAAAGGAGGGGGAGGTAAGAGAAGATGAATGGAGAATAAGAGTAAAGGAGGCCTTGCAGAGAGgaacagaggaagagagagaaagatacaaAGTGGAGATTGAGGAATACAGAGAACAG GTGCGGCAACATGCTCACACTATCGTTGCCTTGGAGGAACAAATGAGCTCAGCAAAGCAGAAAGCGAGAGAGATGCAGGAACAGAGAGATTCAGTAACACAACAGCTTAAAG AGGTGCTTGATAAGAAGGAGGATGTCAAACCCTGTGAGTCTTTAATGCAACCAGAAGAGCTACAGCAGCTAAAACAGACTGTAACATCCCTCAG GGCATCACTTGAAGCTTCCCAACATGAAGTGGTCAGGCAAGGGGAGGTCATTACATCTCTCAGTTGTGACCTGGCCCATGCCCATGCTCAACTCTCTGACATCACAG GAGAACTAAGCGAACAACAGAAAATtgagttggaggcacacaaaacTTTGGTAGTGGACCAGAGAATGCAGCTGAGTATGCTAACTGAGCTTCTCgaacagaaaaaagaagaactGAGGACAATGACAGAGAAATTGGG ACAAGCAAAAGCAGATTTGAAAGAAAGGACTAAGGACACAGGCCTTATTCCTTTAACAACCCCATACTGTAAG gaCGTGGGCATTATGGTGAGTCCCAAACATCAGCCTAATCAAGTGTCTAAATGCAAAGTTTGCCATCAAAAAGAGCTGATACATCAGGGCAAAGCAAACCTGAGTGCAATGAAAGAGAGAATCAGTGCTGCAGAGCGGAAGTGGCCTTACA AGGTATTGTCCCAGCAGAGGGAGCCACTGAAACAGAACCAAAAGAAACAAGCTCCAAAACAAAACTTCCTTCAGAGTGAGCCATTAAAACAAGACCAAAAGAAACAAGCTTCAAAACAAAACTTCCTTCAGAGTGAGACATTG AGTGGCTTTGCTTTCCCTGAGGCCCTGAGTGAAGCAGCACTGGAACGCACAGCAAGGCTGGACTTGTCTGATGCTTTGGATCTAAGTGAGATGACA TATGTGGATCTGGCACGGTCTTTGTGTGAAGCTCTAGAGCTGAGCGAGTTGCAGCTTTCAGGATGTGTTCCATTGAAACACTTGCCACCAGAGGAGAGAGAGCACATGGCCTCCCTCAGACAACAAGACTTGAAACTGTTACGACGCCAACTGGCCATGCAGAACAACCTTGCCCAAAACAAAGCTCAGCTACTACAAGAGAGCCAGAGGGAGATACAAACACTCAG CCTCTTTCCATCTCACTCCTCTAGGGACAGCCAGGCCGCTGCGCAGCAGTTACAGATTGAACTGAGTTCCGAGCTGGCTAAAATGAAATTAGAGACCAATACGCTACGCCAGGCCCTAGAGGACACACAGACCCAGCTACAGCATGGCACTAACCACAGGAAGAGAATG